Genomic segment of Leopardus geoffroyi isolate Oge1 chromosome B2, O.geoffroyi_Oge1_pat1.0, whole genome shotgun sequence:
ccccttCCCCGCACAGGACCCAGGAGCCAGGGCGGACTCACCTCGCCCGCGCACACGCACAAGGACCACCGCCGCGATCTCCCGGGGGCCCGGAACAAAGGCTGGAACCCGGCCGGCCAATGGCGTCGGCCACGGGCACTTCCGGCCGCTCTAGGCAGCCGTGCCTCTGTGGCGGCGGCCGCACCTCCCTGCCCGCTTTCCGGGGAGGACCTGGCGGACCAGCGGGCCCTGGGAGGGGCCCGCGGCGCGTCCTGCCAGTGCTTTTTAGGTTCACTTATTAAATACGTGGTATGAAAAAACAATGCATTCACATCGTTCAGTATTTAAGAAGAGTGTTCTCCAGCATTTAGTTTGACAGTGTTTTTCGGGACACGCGCACGGGTGGGTAGACGCTTCCGGCCGGTGCACGTTCCCCTCGCTTGTCTCCTACCAACTAATACTGGAGATTGTTCATAAAGGGCTTCCTGCAGCCTCcggcttgcttttttcttttcctttcctttcctttcctttcctttcctttcctttcctttcctttcctttcctttcctttcctttcttttcttttttcttttcttttcttttcctcctctattTAAGCAATTGCATGGTACTCAATTGGTCGTATGTGCCGTCGTTTATTAATAATTACCCCGTTGATAGTcatgtaggttgtttccaatcttttcttttacaaacGCTGCTGCAATAAGTTACTGTAAACATACTTATGTCTCATGTGTAAGGTTATTTCCATAGTAtatattcctagaagtagaattagtGGAGTATAGAGGAAGGGTATTCGTACTTTTGTAACTGGTAACATTACCAGTCATGAAACCTACCAAAGATGTTCTGGTTTACCTATATTTGGCCATATAACCTTGTAAAATATTTCGATGTTTGCTAATCTCTTGGGTTAGAAATGCAtcgttgttggtttttttttcccccctctttccctttcttataCAAACCCTGATTATTCACCTACTATGCCTGGCACTGTTCTGGAAGCTGTCACTATAACAGAAGATAATGCCCTTGCCTTCACGGATTTTAtaatttagtgtgtgtgtgcttgtacaTATGAGGTAGGGAGGcaggcaataaaaaaaatgagaaaaacgtGTAATGTATTAGATGGTGGATGTTACTgccaaggagaaaataaaggaaataggaaGTTTGGAGGGAGAAACAAgtaatgcagttttttttttttaatttttttttcaacgttttatttagttttgggacagagagagacagagcatgaacgggggaggggcagagagagagggagacacagagtcggaaacaggctccaggctctgagccatcagcccagagcccgacgcggggctcgaactcacggaccgcgagatcgtgacctggctgaagtcggacgcttaaccgactgcgccacccaggcgccccagtaatgcAGTTTTAAGTCGGGTGGACATGGAGGACCTCCCTAGTACATTGGCATTTAAGCAAAGATTGAGGGAGATGGGTGAGTGTGTCATCAGGGTAAATCTGTTTCAGGGAGAGGATAGCAAATGCTCAGGCTGGAGTGGAGTGTGTTTGAAATATTCTAGGCACAGGGAGGAGGCTTATGTGTccaaaacaaagggaagaaaagggtgttgggagtagagagagggagagaaatgagggTCTTGGTTGAGTTCAAGGATCTTGCTTTTTACTCTTGGGAAGCCATTCAGAATTTCTGAGAAGAGGAGTAACATGTTCAGATACAGTTACTGAAAAGACTACCgtgttaaaaataaacttgtaagTGAAGGGGATTGGACGAGGGCAGAAGCAGGGATATCCGTTCAAAAGCTATTACTACCTTGGAGTGGGGATGGTTCTGAGCATGGCATAAAACCCTAAAGACATATAACTGAAAACTCATAAAGGAAAAGACGAATGTAACTGGCGATGTTAAAATTTGcaatttcaaatgaagaaaataaaaactaagccaGAGTAACATATGCCAGCCATCTAAAAGACACAGGATTGATTCTCCTAAAACACACAGacctcttacacacacacacacacacacacacacacacacacacagaaaaatatcaACAAGCCAATAGAAAAATTGGCAAACTTAAgtagacatttatagaacacaaaTATTAATAGACAATAATATGAAAAGGAGCTCAAGTTCacaaagaatttaaattaaaacaataacaaacttTTCTTAAATTGTTCAAATTACTAAAGACAGAAAGATTAGTCATATTCAGTATTGGAAAGTATGTGAAAATATAGGCATTcttactttgtatatttttggaaagcaagactttttaaaattactacgTCCATACCTCCTGATGCAGCAACTGAGTTTCTTGGAATTATTCATGTAGAAATATTTACACAAATGTTCAAATATACACTAAGAAACATTGTTTATTTGAAGTgggaaacccaaatgtccacatttgggaatttaaatttttatatgcccaatctttttaaaggctaaaaaCTCAAAGATACCAAAGGCATATTGAGTAAAAAAAGTAAGTTACAAAACAGTATATAATACTATTTTTACAGAATAATTGTGTTCTCAGTGATTATCACTTCAGGTAAACTTACAGGGAACCtgattttatacattatatatttctgtaaaacgtaacttttttattaaaaaattttttaaattatattttattaaacatttttttaatgtttatttatttttgagagaatgagagagagcatgagcaagggaggggcagagagagagggagacacagaatccgaagcagggtccaggctctgagctgtcagcacaggactcgaattcatgaactgggagatcatgacctgagctgaagtcagaggcttaactgactgagccaccttggtgccccaaaatgtaacattttaacaaaagattttatttttaagtaatctctacacccaacatggggcttgaactcatgaccctgagatcaagagttgtagcTCCACCAACAAAGCCAGGCAGGCATCCCTATAAACTGTAACTTTCTACACAAACTTACTACTGCTGGCATAACCaggaaagaattattttaaaacatcactcGTTCTTCACAACCTACAACTTTCCTGTTTGGGGAATGTCACCGATATCCCTTTTATGAAATTCTTTGGCTGGCAGGTCATCTGGTAAAAGGGTGTAATTCCTTTAAGATGAAGAACAGAGCCAATTTCCCTTTGCTTTGAAGGCAGATACAAGTGATGAAATACACTAGGGTGGGACATTTAGGAGATGCAGAAATGAGCAAATTCAAACTACAGAGGAAGCTCCACTATCCCCTGCTGCCCCCTTCAGTGAGTTTCTCCCTCCTTATCTAATGTATCAAATTCTCTCACTGGGTTCCAAACACAAACCCTGCTTCAggtcctgaactttttttttttttaaacttctgtctTCCAAATTTACCACCGCACCTCCCCCGtcccccgaaaaaaaaaaaaaaaaaaacacctcacaaaAACACTAGTAGacggttttttaaaaaatattttatttattatttaattaaatggttttatttagttttgagagaaacagaaagcgagcagggaggggcagggagacaggatctgaagctggctctgagctgacgggagagagcccaatgcagggctcgaacccacgtacggtgagatcatgacctgagacaaagttggatgcttaacaactgagccacccaggtgccccacaagtacACTATTTCAAAATAACAGTATCTTATGGGTGtatattttcacttgttttcattatttaaaaagggagaaaataaatgaacaaaatgatgtGGTAAAGAAAATTCTTGAGACATCTGCACAAACAGGTGGTTTTATTATAGCAGGGAGACTGGACCTGTGGGCAGGTAGAGCCACCCGGGGATTGTGAAGACAGATTGATGATCTACTTGGGAGTTCCGGGAGGTAAagacaaaggaagtttccaaagggattttcatatgttaaagaagactcaAAGGATCCAGCAGGTCAAGTTTTTCCCTCTAGTGAGAGGCATTAACATTGaaacagtagggagttcctggagaaatgttacaccccgcctgcctcaagtatttgtcaatggctGCAGgctataaggaaatttaattttatctacatttcctttttgcctttgttcctcaCATCACTGAGCAttcaaggaattagaaaaagaagccCCCAagtaaaagtttagaaaaataaaaagaattagaaaatagaaaaagtgaCATTAATAGattcaaaaatgaactatttgtaAGCAagcccattaaaaacaaaaaacctatagtAAATCCAAttgagagaaaaaatttaaaaattgtaaatgacaAATAGCAGATGAAGAAGAAAGTAtgctatcaaaattttaaaaatcttaatgatGGGGATTTTCTGGGAAAGAACCTTTAGTTCCAAAAtttattcaagaagaaaaatcagggtgcctgggtagctgctagttaagcatccgactcttttcgactcaggtcatgatctcacagttcttgagttcaagccctgaatcaggctctgtgctgacagtgtggagcctgcttggcattctcagtctctctctgcccctcccccactcatgtgcacggctctctctctctctctcaaaataaataaacttaaaaaaaaaaaaagtagtgttaaAATCTAGGAGCAccttgttggctcagtcagtggagcatatgactcttgatctcagtgatGCAGTtttgagccccacggtgggtgtagggattacttaaaaaaaaaaaaaaaaaagtagaaaaacctAAATAAACCAATcctaaaggaaataattgaaaaagCTACCAAAGAATCATCTCCAGAAAGGCTCaattctgtaatattttaatttttaaaaagtatttaccaCATGTGTATGATGAATTCTAATGTTTTCACCTGGAATATACAGAGTAGAAAGGTGAGAATCACTCCCTTTTCATGACCTAAATACACTGTTGATattgttatttccaatttttaatattttaagactgttttacatattatgttttgaaaatacttGTATAGGCTGtttaacatttaaacataataaaaacttttcattttattataagccCTTCGTAAGAATAAATCATGTCTACATACTGTTTAAGATAATAAATCGTACCTTACAGAAGAGTTGGGATGCTGACATGAGATACAAGATGCTGGACACAACTGGTGTTCCAACAAATAACAGCCATGATTGTCACAGTTTGCAAAGGACTTTTCATTTTGCCACATCATTTATTTAGTATAAAACGGATACTGCTATCTCACAACgcactttttccttttcaggagGAATGGGCAAATCACCCGCTTCCCAGAGAGGCCAAGAATGTCTTCCTTCTCCTGGGGAGAGTCCTTCTGCTTGGCTGGCTTTGCTAAGAAGCCGTAGAACATGGCTTTTCCATAGGACACAGGTGTCCTGTGTCCCGTCACCCAGAGGCCCACACAGGGCCCGGGTCGCGGTACAAACCGCAGTGAGCTGAGATTGGGTACGGGTCTTTCATTATCAGGGATTTGACCTCCAAGGCATAGAAATGAAGGGTGGATTAATACTGAgggcttcaggggcgcctgtgtggcgcagtcggttaagcgtccgacttcagccaggtcacgatctcgcggtccgtgagttcgagccccgcgtcgggctctgggctgatggctcagagcctggagcctgcttccgattctgtgtctccctctctctctgcccctcccccgttcatgctctgtctctctctgtcccaaaaataaataaacgttgaaaaaaaaaaattaaaaaaaaaaaaaaatactgagggcTTCAGCCTCCAGGTCTTCCACGTTTTCCCTGCCTTTGCTTCCACTTGTTTGCGGTTGGTTTTTCTCGTGTCTCtgacctttctctttccctgttcaTCCCTGACCCTCCCTTATTCGTAGCTTTTTCTTCCCACTCTCCCATTTGGGCCTCATTCCACGGCCTTGCCGCCCCTGTGGCTTCGGATCTTGAGCTTCTCTCCCTCAGCTGCACCTCTGCTTTGGGCCCTGAGCCTGTTCACTCCAACGTTAGTGTTGACTCCCATCAGCATGCTGTTTTCATCTCACAGGAAGAACTAGTCTCCACAGGTCTGGCTAGAAGCCATCACAGTTGACTTTCCATAAGTACCTGTGGCTTATTTCTAAGGAAAATTTTACCGTGGCTTTCCTCCACCTTCAGGTGCtcaagtatacatttttaaatttatttatttaaggaggcttcatgcccagcgcagTGCCCAagaaggggcttgaactccctaccctgagatcaagacctgagcggagatcaggagtcagatgtctaactgactaagccacccaggtgctcctgaaatcTTTTATAGTAAATCTTCAAGCTTTTGTTAGCAGAAAGccttttcttcagagaaaatcTTCTTGGGGGCCAGCGCCTAAAGCTAAAGTGCAGTGTTTTGGTGGCAAGGTGGTCCTGAGAAGCCcggagagcagggcagggctcACACAGGTagggggagcagggggtggtCAGGGAGCACAGGTCGCTGTGTGATAGTGGACTGTGTCCATCCGCAGTGGGTGATAATCTGCTCCAGTCAACTCCTGCCTCGTGGGAAGGTGGCATCTAGTATTGCCACATCATGTGTTTTTGTAAGAGAATCTGGAAAGTCAGATTCGATGTGAAATctccagatttttaaaaggtgaaataaTTTCACGTTATCACAAAACATACTATGTGGGAAAAACGCACATGCAGGCCACATACAGAGCCCTGGCCTGTTTGACATCTCTGGTGGAAGATATGAAAGGTCACCGGATGTGTGTGATCAACCCTCCTGCTCCATCCCATGGAACCTTCCTACCCACCCAAACGTTTATCCCAAATTACAAAGtggtttttgtatttatgtttttagtgTAGACAACCGATAGGCTGAGGTCTTTTATCAAGCTAACCAAaaattcaggatttttaaaaatgtaaatcaagtAACTCTAAACTCACACTTCAGACAAGATCATCACTCCAACTCCAAAGAAAAtagggaggaaaggaggcaggggagggaataGCAGCATCTCCACCATCCTGGGGACATATCTAACGGATTATAGAGATCTCCTGAGCCCCTGCTTCGAGGAGGAAAGTCTGAGGATGTGGAACGAGCCCCTCCAAGGTCCCAGGTCATCAGACGACATGCTTGTTTGGCAAGCTGTCAGGTGATTGCCTctttcagcctccagaagtattttcaaatgacaGCGGAAACCGCAATGGCGATCACAGAATTCCCTACTTCTCCATCACGGAGACGTCCCTATCTGACGTTCTGCAGGAAAGTGCGGATGGATAATTCTGCACCATTGCTGACATCACCAGGGCTTCTCTACAATGTGGATTCGCTGATGTACCAGGAGGTGCGAGCTCCGCCGGAAAGCTTTCCCGCACACGTCACACTCATAGggcttctccccagtgtggaTCCTTCGATGTCCCAGAAGATGGGAGCTATAACTGAACGCCTTCCCGCACACGTCACACTCATAGGGCCTCTCTCCACTGTGGATTCGCTGGTGCCCAACCAGGGCTGAGCTGTGACTGAAGGCCTTTCCACACTCATCACATTCATAGGGCTTCTCCCCACTGTGGATCCTGTGGTGATGGAAGAGGCCTGAGCTCTGGCTGAAGCTTTTCCCACACTCGCTGCACTGGTACGGCTTCTCCCCAGTGTGCACGCGCTGGTGCTGAATCAGGTGCGAGCTCAGACAGAAAGCCTTTCCACAGACGTGACACTGGTAGGGCTTCTCTCCCGTGTGGGTCCTCTGGTGCCGAACGAGGCCGGAGCTGTAGtgaaaggctttcccacactcacCGCACTGGAAAGGTTTTTCTCCAGTGTGGGTCCTTTGATGCTGAACAAGGTGTGAACTGTAATAAAAGGCTTTTCCACACTCATCACACTGATACGGTTTTAATCGGTTATGTATTCTCTGATGGTCAATAAGTTGGGAACTCTGGATGAAGGTTTTGCCGCACACGTTACATGAATAGGGTCTGtctccagtgtggattctctTATGTCTAATGAGGCTTGAGTTTTGAGTGAATCTTCTCCCACACTCGTCACACTTATATCTTCTCTCGGTTGAAGAATTTCTCTGATATCTCTTTGTCTGTCTTTCATGTTCTTGGGTTTCTTCACAATGAGGGACTTTTCCATTGATTTGACCGGGTGACTTCTTTGGAGACTCTGTATCTATGGTAAGCTCCTGCTTTTGAATCGATTCTCCTTTCTCAATTCCGATTACGTCATCTGAAACAAAAGGAGATATTTCGAACATCACTGAAACATACAGGAAGTAAAATTAAACACATCTACTACAAGTACACAGCTTCACTATACCAACACAATTGTTCCACACCATGTGAGGAAGACAGTGGGGgaaggcaaaggaagagggaCCAGCAGTGGCTGCACTGGCCACGCATGGCTTGTGCAGACGGAGATGGTCAGTGGGGCGTAAGTCAACAGGACAGGATCTGAGAGGACGGTGGGTTCCGAGGGAAGGCCAAAGTGGGGTCGAGATGGACGAAGGCACAGGGCTGTGAGAGGAGGAAAGCTGCCAGGGGGCCGGTGCTGATGTGGAGCTGAGAAGCAGCTCCATGCAGGGGGCCCTGAAGGCCCCTGGAGTACTGAAAAATGAGGGGTCAGAGCACAGAAAAgtatcctatttccaaatacgcAGAACAAGCATGTCCGGACATATGGGGCACAATAGGATATTACCATGTGGGGACAGACAGAAACTGATGTGGCCCCAAAGACATGACTACTCTTCTTGCAAAGAAAAACCTGGGAGTCtgccctgatgaacatggatgcaaaaatcctcaaaagatattagccaaccggatccaacaatacattaaaaaaaagtattcgccatgaccaagcgggatttatacctgggatgcagggctggttcaatatcctcaaaacaattaacgtgactcgtcacatcaataaaagaaatgacaagaaccatatgatcctctcaatacatgcagagaaagcatttgacaaaacacagcatcctttctggataaaaaccctcaagaaagtagggatagaaggatcatacctcgagatcataaaagccatatatgaaggacccaatgttaatatcatccaaatggggaaaaactgagagctctcccctaaggtcaggaacaaaacagggatgtccactctcgccactgttattcaacatagtattgggagtcttcgcctctgcaatcagacaacacaaagaaataaaacacatccaaatcggccaggaggaggtcaaactttcactcttcgcagatgacatgatactctatatggaaaacccaaaagattccaccaaaaaactgcaagaactgattcatgaattcagcaaagttgcagaatataaaatcaatgcacagaaatcagttgcattcctatacatcgacaatgaagtaacagaaagagaaatcaaggaatcgatcccatttacatttgcaccaaaaaccataaaatacctaagaataaatctaaccaaagaggtgaaaaatctatacactgaaaactagagaaagctgatgaaagaaattgaagaagacacaaggaaatggaaaaagattccatgctcctggataggaagaacaaatattgttaaaatgtcgacactacccaaagcaatctacatattcaacgcgatccctatcaaagtaacaccagcattcttcacagagctagaacaaataatcctaaaatttgtatggaaccagaaaagaccccgaatagccaaagcgatcttgaaaaataaaaccaaagcaggaagcatcataatcccagacttcaagttctactacaaagctgtaatcatcaagacaggatggtactggcacaagaacagaccctcagatcaatgcaacagaatagagaacccagaaatggacccacaaacgtatggccaactaatctttgacaaagcaggaaagagtatccaatggaataaagacagtctcttcagcaagtggtgctgggaaaactggacgatgacatgcagaagaatgaacctggaccactttcttaccccagacacaaaaataaactcaaagtggatgaaagacctcaatggaagacaggaagccatcaaaatcctcgaggagaaagcaggcaaaaacctcttggaTCTTGGCCACATTaaattcttactcaacatgtctccagaggcaagagaaacaaaagcaaaaatgaactattgggacctcatcaaaataaaaaccttctgcacagcgaaggaaacaatcagcaaaactaaaaggcaaccgacagaatgggagaagatatttgcaaatgacataccagataaagagttagtatacaaaatctataaagagctcatcaaactcaacacccaaaaagcaaataatccagtgaagaaaagggcaaaagacacgaatacacgcttctccaaagaagacatccagatggccaaccgacacatgaaaaaatgctcaacatcactcatcatcagggaactacaaatcaaaaccacaaggagataccaccttacacccgtcagaatggctaacattaacaaatcaggcaacaacagatgttggcgaggatgtggagaaagaatatcttttgcactgttgatcggattgcaaactggtgcagccactctggaaaacagtatagaggttactcaaaatatttaaaatagaactaccctaagacccagcaattgcactactaggtatttatccaagggatacaggtgtgctgtttcgaagggacacacgcattccaatgtttacagcagcactatcaacaatagccaaagtatggaaagagcccaaatgtccttcgatggatgaatggataaagaaaatgtggtatgtatatacaatggagtattactcggcaatcaaaaagaatgaaatcttgccatttgcgactacatggacggaactggagggtattatgctaagtgaaatgagtcagtcagagaaagacaaaaaaatcatatgacttcactcatatgaggactttaagagacaaatcagatgaacataagggaagggaaataaaaataatataaaaacagggagggggacaaaacaaaagagactcataaatatggagaacaaactgagggttcctggagggttgtgggaggggggatgggctaaatgggtaaggggcattaaggaacctactgaaatcattgcttcacttatactaactaatttgggtgtaaatttaaaaaaaataaaaaatgaagttaaattaaaaaaaaacaaaacaaaaagaaaacccaaaaacctgGGAGTCTGTCAATCCTGAAGCTCCGCTCTGTGGGTCATTTGAGACGCCCCAGGTGAATAGTCACCAACACAGAGAAGGGTCTTTTAACAGACCTAGACTCTCCCACCATCCTGACCCAGGGAAGGCATGCTCCCATAACTGCCCTGCCTGTGTCTCCTACAGACGTGCCTCGAGCAGCATCCCAATGACCACACTCCTCCAGGGTGGGAGATGTGGCCACTTCCTCAGTGGTTGagtttctggaaaacagtgagaCTGTCCCACTCAAGGCAGATTCTCTGTGAAAGTAACCCCATTTTAGGACCCAGAGTGAAGGGCAGACCTAACCCTAGGCAGAGGCACTAGCCAAATGTGCCCAAATGGGTCAGCTAAGGAGACTCTGGGAGCAGGGTGGGAAGGAGCCAAGGTCTAACAGTAGATGTGAGATCTCTCACTGGCCTCCTGCTGAGGAGGGTGACAGCCGTCATGGGGGTCAGGGCATCCATGTATGAAGGGCAAAAACCCAGCGATGAGGTGGAGCAGAGAAGCAAGCTGCCCAGAGTGATAGGAGCCTTTTCCCGGGCCTCCTTTTAGGACCAGGGCCTGCGATCATTACTCACCAGACCACCCTGCCACACGGgtgacaaaacaaaaatctcatgtCACTGGTTATATGTGGTTATCGTAAAGTTTTGGGGCACTTTAAAACCTTATGTTACATCTACCTTAGATACATCTGTGTGCAGAATTCAAAGGAAAATTACACAAAGTTCACATTTATGCAAGAACATGGTCTTTTAAAGCCAtaagcaaatataaaatgtacTCTAGGTGAGATCCAAAACATCACTGCACATGTAATAGAACTAAAATTCGTATCAGCATGAGAAGAAAACTTATGGATTATTATTAAAAAGCAGAGCAtaggtggggcacctgagtggctcagtcagttaagcatctaatttcaactcaggtcatgatctcacagttcatgagtttgagtcttgcatcgggctctgtgctgactgctcagagcctggaacctgctttggattgtgtgtctccctctctctctgccccacccctgcttacgttctctttctgtctctcaaaaatgaataaacgccaaaacaaaaaaagaaggaaaagaaaaagcatagtaCAGAAACATAATTTCTAACCCACTAAAAAAGGTTGGGGAA
This window contains:
- the ZSCAN16 gene encoding zinc finger and SCAN domain-containing protein 16 isoform X1, with product MAGVLLPRPPEESEGLFGVNNKKWPAKVQTTGPQWSSPNHQEVFRQRFRQFCYKETPGPREALSQLWVFCCEWLRPEIRTKEQMLDLVVLEQFLTILPEELQTWVREHHPESGEQAVAVLEDLEKELDEPGQQVSTQTCAQEVLSETSVPLDPAKEATYLQPQPTEIQLKGESQDPQHQQDCDDVIGIEKGESIQKQELTIDTESPKKSPGQINGKVPHCEETQEHERQTKRYQRNSSTERRYKCDECGRRFTQNSSLIRHKRIHTGDRPYSCNVCGKTFIQSSQLIDHQRIHNRLKPYQCDECGKAFYYSSHLVQHQRTHTGEKPFQCGECGKAFHYSSGLVRHQRTHTGEKPYQCHVCGKAFCLSSHLIQHQRVHTGEKPYQCSECGKSFSQSSGLFHHHRIHSGEKPYECDECGKAFSHSSALVGHQRIHSGERPYECDVCGKAFSYSSHLLGHRRIHTGEKPYECDVCGKAFRRSSHLLVHQRIHIVEKPW